CACCTGGCACTATTAATTCCAGTTTTGCTTCAGAATAATTGCATGTTTGCAACTGAAGCTTCTTTGCTGTATCATGTGTGGTAGAGGGGTACTGCCGTAGAACTACACAATTGTGAACACAATGATTATTTTTGCCCATGTGAATAGAATTTGTGAATGAAAAACCTGTAACTGTGCACTATAAATTTTGCGAGCGAATTACATGTACTAGCAAGTTAGCTTATTGCAGATTTTAACTCCAAATTGGTACAGTGTTGCAGCACTCTCCTTAGCACAGCTTCATTTGCCCATGCGAAGGATATGTAAAAGTGAGTATATCAAATGTATAGACCATGAAGGTTACTCAAATCAGGCATGAAAAATCAAGCACTGCATGATCCAAGTGCCATCTCGCAAAATTCAAACGACAAATTTAATCACGaataagagagagagaactttCAATGCATCAAACCATGCACTGATAGTAGAAGTGTACATGTGCATATTCAGTATTATTTTGCCTGCTGGCTTCAATTGAACTATAAAGGTAATTCAGAACAGGGAATTTTTCTGGTTCCTATAGCACCTGAACTATGTTTTATTACATGAAATTCCTACTGAATTCCAAACGTTTCTAAAGAAGACCGAATCAGgtatcaacttcaaattttgcAGCACTTTTGTGAATAGAATTTATGAACGAAAAACCATCCATGTGAATAGAATTTGTGAATGAAAAACATGTAACTATGCAATAGCACTTTTGTGAGTGAATTGCATGTACTAGCAGGTTGGCTTATTGCAGATTTTAACTGAAACTGGTACAATGTTGCAACACTCTTAGCACAGCTTCATTGCAAATGATGAAAGGTATGTAGAAGTGAGTATATCAAATATAGACCATGAAGATTACTCAAATCAGGCATGAAAAATCAACCAATGTATAATGATACCACGTGCCATCTCGCAAAATTCAAACTCCAAATTTGATCACACacaagaggagaaaaagaacTTCCAATACACAACTGATACTAGATGTGCATATTCGGTTTTATTATGCCTGCTAAGGTTCAAATGAACAATAAAGGTAATTCAGAACAGGGAATTTAAGGGGTACTAATTCAGAACCAGAGAATTTCTCTGGTTCCTACAGGAACTGAACTCTactttattactccctccatcctgaaaaaagacaaaccctggtttccgtgtctagAGTTttaccgtccgtcttatttaaaaaaattataaaaaatattaaaaagacaagtcacgcataaaatactaatcatgttttatcatctaacaacaatgaaaatacgaattataaaaaaattttatataagacggacagttaaagttggacacggaaacccagggtttgcctttttttgggacagagggagtacatgtgaTCCCTACTGAATTCCAAACATTTCCAAAAGGAGCCCGAATCAagtatcaacttcaaattttgcAGCAAAACATGTAGGTGTGTTTGCAATCCTAAGTTCCCAATGTGCATAGCGCGTATGGAAAACagaacggtccattagcgcgtgattaattaagtattaactattttttttaaaaaaatggatcaacatgatttttttaagtaactttcatatagaaactttttacgaaaaacgcaccgtttagcagtttgaaaagcatgcgcgcggaaTATGATGAAGAGGGGTTGGTAACTCAGGATTGCAAACACAGTAAAAGGGATCAGTAAAACTGATCTAAATCCGCGATACCGTGGTGCAACTCGCTCGGGAGCTTCCGCATGACGCCGACCAAGAACTCCATGAGGCAGACGGTGTGCAGGGTCGCTTTCTGACCTTTCCGCTCGTGCGCCTCGCTCACGGGCTTCACGGCGGCAAGCACATCCGCCGCCacgtcgcggcgccgccgctcgtcctgGCTCGCCTCGCCCGCGATGCTCGCCGGCGACACGAGCGTCGGCTTGTAGCCCCAGCAGATCCGGTAGTcgctcttctccggcgacgcgTGAGGCGGCGAGTTCAGGTGGAACACCTTCCCCGTCGCGTCGTCGTAGAGGAAGATGGAGCTCTCGTCGTGGGCCTGCAGGGCGATGAGCAGCGCGCCGCCGCAGTCCCAGACGCCGGCGACCGTCGCCGGCCAGTACCAGTCGTTGCGGAACGCGCACCGCCGCTCCCACCGGCGTTCGGTCGTGATGAGCAGCCACACGGCGTTGGTTTccctgtcgccgtcgtcgaccgtCGCCACGCACACGCGCCCGGACATCTCCATGAGATACGATTTGAGGTGCGACCGCGGCTTGCCACCGGCGACGCGCTCGCCGGGCAAGGCGATGgtctcgtcgtcgacgtcgaagGCGAGGACCGTCTCCTTGTCGGCGTTGAGGAGGTACACCGTGCCGTCCATGTAAAGCGAGCGGCGGTGGATCATGTCGCCGTCCAGCCCGGCGAGCACCGTTCGCggctgctccgccgcgccgccgccgagcgagTAAACAACCAACTCGTCAGCTCGCCATAGGTAGTAAGGTGCACCGGGAACGCGTGCTATGCCGCCATTGCTGAGTCTTTTGAAGTTGGCGACGCTCTTGTGCTTGCAAAGCAGTAGCTTGTAGGTTCTTGTCCTTGGGCCGTAGCCGAAGCCCGAGATGTGATACTTCGTGTCATTGTCCGGCGAGGAAGGGACGACG
The Oryza glaberrima chromosome 8, OglaRS2, whole genome shotgun sequence DNA segment above includes these coding regions:
- the LOC127782951 gene encoding uncharacterized protein LOC127782951: MKRKREAAAAAVAVADGETTTAAARADSSSSSEGGSVCDDVVRNIFARLPARDAVASMALSRRHRRLITGEEFRRLHCRHGAPLPRPHVAYVATADVVAHRDTAGRVDSLERWAHQRAARGFSTGAFASQSSYDAAPHRSLSYHGFHVAGAAAAAGRRGGTNPMRALAGQKYDNHKYVGTCNGVVLLADKEPSVGFLLNPAIADGERKVSVVPSSPDNDTKYHISGFGYGPRTRTYKLLLCKHKSVANFKRLSNGGIARVPGAPYYLWRADELVVYSLGGGAAEQPRTVLAGLDGDMIHRRSLYMDGTVYLLNADKETVLAFDVDDETIALPGERVAGGKPRSHLKSYLMEMSGRVCVATVDDGDRETNAVWLLITTERRWERRCAFRNDWYWPATVAGVWDCGGALLIALQAHDESSIFLYDDATGKVFHLNSPPHASPEKSDYRICWGYKPTLVSPASIAGEASQDERRRRDVAADVLAAVKPVSEAHERKGQKATLHTVCLMEFLVGVMRKLPSELHHGIADLDQFY